A DNA window from Naumovozyma dairenensis CBS 421 chromosome 10, complete genome contains the following coding sequences:
- the PRP4 gene encoding U4/U6-U5 snRNP complex subunit PRP4 (similar to Saccharomyces cerevisiae PRP4 (YPR178W); ancestral locus Anc_7.534), which yields MSKDKGVSLTDLKVDIDYKQTGQEESVGDALRRLEFQRQEKLHIVPVDDTEVRQVLRFLGEQEEKTNQEDNFSRRERLAELFFLNKDYLTKYKNSNLFKGTIDLNEEKKDNDFDDDDEEFYTPANESLIEARKYILRYSIDKSRDKLREQKEKAINFNIVTELKSRRGLYEKIKQIELVGSEVVSTRPVSKIRINSDGSSSVCGTWAGDVKILEPKSLKTIASLPSVHDGKIGGLDWNTSYDLIVSGAEDALVKLHTYKEGRLETAAVLQGHEGRVVNVKFHPSNKFIASASFDQTWRLWDVETGAEIQLQEGHAKEVYALGFQQDGALLCSGGLDNTAIIWDLRSGKSIMTLNGHAKPIYCLDWSPNGHEVATGGGDGLINIWDLRKAQTPPNILPAHSNIVSDLHYERSQGRYLVSCGYDRCINFFSSDSWRKICSKEGHTDKILSVDSSDNADYMLSSGWNRSIKLWQR from the coding sequence ATGTCGAAGGATAAAGGAGTTTCTTTAACAGATTTGAAGGTTGATATCGATTATAAGCAAACCGGGCAAGAAGAAAGTGTAGGAGATGCCTTAAGAAGACTGGAATTCCAAAGgcaagaaaaattacataTTGTCCCTGTTGATGATACAGAGGTTCGTCAAGTGCTTCGATTCCTTGGTGAACAAGAGGAGAAGACTAATCAGGAAGACAATTTCAGCAGAAGGGAAAGATTAGCTGAGTTATTCTTTCTTAACAAGGATTATCTAACGAAATATAAGAAttctaatcttttcaaaggtactattgatttgaatgaGGAGAAGAAAGATAATGACTTcgacgatgatgatgaggagTTCTATACACCAGCTAATGAATCACTGATCGAGGCAAggaaatatattcttcgATATAGTATTGATAAATCAAGAGATAAGTTACGagaacaaaaagaaaaggcaattaattttaatatagtTACAGAATTAAAATCAAGAAGAGGGTTGtatgaaaaaatcaaacaaaTCGAACTGGTTGGATCTGAAGTTGTATCTACCAGACCTGTGtcaaaaataagaataaattCAGATGGTTCTTCAAGTGTATGTGGGACTTGGGCAGGTGATGTAAAAATACTGGAGCCcaaatcattgaaaactATTGCAAGTCTTCCGAGCGTCCACGATGGTAAAATAGGTGGGCTAGACTGGAACACTTCGTATGATTTGATAGTGAGTGGAGCAGAAGATGCATTAGTTAAACTTCATACTTACAAGGAGGGTCGCCTGGAGACAGCTGCTGTACTTCAAGGCCATGAAGGTCGTGTAGTAAATGTAAAATTCCATCCCTCGAACAAATTCATTGCAAGTGCATCCTTTGATCAAACATGGCGGTTATGGGATGTCGAAACTGGAGCAGAAATACAGCTGCAAGAGGGACATGCCAAAGAAGTTTACGCTTTGGGATTTCAACAAGACGGTGCATTACTTTGTTCTGGTGGTCTAGATAATACTGCTATAATATGGGATCTTAGATCTGGTAAATCAATTATGACGCTGAATGGGCATGCTAAACCGATTTATTGTTTAGATTGGTCCCCTAATGGGCACGAAGTTGCAACAGGTGGTGGAGATggtttaataaatatatggGATTTAAGAAAAGCACAAACTCCTCCAAATATATTACCTGCTCATAGTAATATTGTCAGTGATTTACATTATGAAAGGTCACAAGGGAGATACCTTGTTTCGTGTGGGTATGATAGAtgtatcaattttttcagcTCTGACAGCTGGAGAAAAATCTGTAGTAAAGAGGGACATACGGATAAGATACTTAGCGTTGACTCATCTGACAATGCAGACTATATGCTAAGTTCCGGTTGGAACAGATCAATCAAATTATGGCAAAGATAA
- the BET2 gene encoding Rab geranylgeranyltransferase BET2 (similar to Saccharomyces cerevisiae BET2 (YPR176C); ancestral locus Anc_7.533), translating into MSQPLQLLKEKHIAYIESLDKKQNDLEYWLSEHLRLNGVYWGLTALYILDAQDKFDKEQVIKFVLSCWDDKTGGFGPFHRHDAHLLSTLSGIQILATYESLHRLSDEQFEKCVAFITSNQLEDGSFQGDRFGEVDTRFVYTALSALSILGKLTPEVVEPAVNFILKCYNFDGGFGLCPGAESHAAQSFTCLATLAITNSLDRLTSKQIQKIGWWLCERQLPEGGLNGRPSKLPDVCYSWWVLSSLSIIDRLNWINFKKLREFILKCQDETQGGISDRPDNEVDVFHTLFGLTGLSLMGFEELKPIDPKYCMPSDITSKFKKYPY; encoded by the coding sequence ATGTCCCAACCATTGCAATTGCTCAAAGAGAAACATATTGCATATATAGAATCCTTAGATAAAAAGCAGAATGATCTAGAATACTGGCTTTCTGAACATTTACGATTAAATGGTGTCTATTGGGGACTTACAGCACTCTACATCCTTGATGCTCaagataaatttgataaagaacAAGTGATTAAATTTGTCTTATCTTGTTGGGATGATAAAACTGGTGGCTTTGGTCCCTTCCATCGTCATGATGCTCATCTTTTATCGACGCTATCTGGGATCCAAATATTAGCTACATATGAGTCCCTTCATAGATTGTCTGATGAACAATTTGAGAAATGTGTGGCGTTTATTACAAGTAATCAATTGGAAGATGGTTCTTTTCAAGGGGATAGATTTGGTGAAGTTGATACAAGATTTGTATATACGGCATTGAGTGCCTTATCCATATTGGGTAAATTGACACCTGAAGTGGTAGAACCTGCTGTtaattttatattgaaATGTTATAATTTTGATGGTGGGTTTGGTCTATGTCCAGGAGCAGAAAGTCATGCAGCTCAATCATTTACTTGTTTGGCTACATTGGCTATTACTAATTCATTGGATAGGTTAACATCAaaacaaatacaaaaaattgGATGGTGGTTATGTGAAAGACAATTACCAGAAGGTGGGTTAAATGGAAGACCAAGTAAATTACCAGATGTATGCTATAGTTGGTGGGTATTATCTTCATTGTCTATTATTGATCGATTAAATTGGataaattttaaaaaattgagaGAATTCATTTTAAAATGTCAAGATGAAACACAAGGTGGTATAAGTGATAGACCTGATAATGAAGTTGATGTATTTCATACTTTGTTCGGTCTTACAGGGTTAAGTTTAATGGGgtttgaagaattgaaaccAATTGATCCTAAATATTGTATGCCAAGTGATATTACAAGTAAGTTTAAAAAATATCCATATTAA